GTCCGTTCAGGCAGGCGCGCGTTCCACGAGCACGTTCCTCAGTTCCGACGTTGAAGACCGCAGGATGCCGGGCAGGTCCGGTCGGCCCGGCTCGCTGATCCAGCGCGCGAAAGCGACCTTGAACACGGCGATCCCCGTCTCGGCGGCCAGGCTCGCGGCCGGCTCGGGAGTGCCGCGGCCGCGCAGGGCGTCGGCCATCGTCTCGGCGAGCCCCGCGAGCTTGATCAGTTCGCGTTCTCTGAGGTCCGCGTTGGCCGACACGACGGCGTCCCGCAGTCTGACGCGTTCGGCATTCTCCTGGAACTCGGCGCCCAGGGCTTCGAGGCCAGCACTCACCGCGTCCATCGCCGACGCGTCGGCCGGTGCGTCGGCGACGGTCCGCGCCAGCAGGTCCTTCGCCATCTCCGTGCCGAAGAACAGCACTTCGCGCTTGTCGGCGAAGTGGCGGTAGAAGGTGCGTTCGGTCAGCCCGGCCCGTGCGGTGATCTCCACGACGGTGGTCTGCTCGTACCCGTGCTCGGCATAGAGCTCCAGTGCCGCCTGCGCCAGCCGGCCGCGTGCGTTCGGCTCCCATCGACCCATGCCGTGATCCTACGCGGATCCTGCACGATGACAGAGCCTGCCATCACGTGTACTGTGATGACAGAACCTGTCATCACTTTTGGGAGGCACCGCCATGCGGGTATTCGTCACGGGCGCGTCCGGCTGGGTCGGCTCGGCCGTCGTCCCCGAACTCATCGGCGCAGGTCACCAGGTACTCGGGCTCGCCAGGTCCGACTCATCGGCCGCCGCCGTCGCCGCCGTCGGAGCCGAGGTGCTCCGCGGCGACCTGGACGACCTCGACGCCCTGACCGCCGGGGCGGCCGGTTGCGACGGAGTCGTCCACCTCGCGTTCATCCACGACTTCACCCGGTTCGAGGCCTCCGTGCAGGCCGACGCCCGCGCCATCGAGACGCTGGCCGCCGCGATGGAAGGCTCCGGCAAGCCCCTGGTCGTCACCGCCGGCACCGCCGCGGTGCCCGGACGGGTCGCGACCGAGCACGACACCTCCGCCCCGGGCTCACCCGCGGCCGGCCGGGACGCGAACGCCAGGGCGGCGCTCGACTCGGCTGCACGCGGCGTCCGCCCGTCCGTCGTGCGGCTGCCCCGGACCGTGCACGGCGATGGCGACCACGGCTTCATCGCACACCTGGTCACCGCCGCCCGGGACAAGGGGGTCTCCGGCTACGTCGGCGACGGGACCGGCCGCTGGCCCGCCGTGCACGTACGGGACGCCGCGCGCCTGTACCGCCTCGCGCTCGAGCAGGCCCCGGCCGGCTCCGTGCTGCACGCCGTCGCCGACGAGGGCGTGCCGGTCCGCGAGATCGCCGAGGTGATCGGCCGCCACCTCGATCTGCCGACCGCCTCCGTCCCTGCCGAGGACTTCGGTTTTCTCGGCCGGATCCTGGCTGTCGACCAGCCGGCCTCCAGCGTTCTGACCCGGGAACTGCTCGGCTGGCGCCCCTCCGAGCCGGGCCTCATCGAAGACCTGGGCAAGGGCCACTACTTCGCCTGAGCAAGCCCGCCGTCCCACACCGTCGGCACACCGCGGCGCGGACGGCGGCCACCAGGCCGGCTGGGGCGCTGCGCAAGCCGGCTCGCGCACGCGGACCTCCCCGCCCCAGTGGATGTCGCGCTGCGGGCGGCGGTCCACCGGGCGGAACCCTCTCGATCAGGCGGCAGGACTGTACTGCGGATCCATGCCACGGGCTTACTGATCACTTCAGAAGGTGACCTCGGTCTTCCCTGGTAAATGCGGCGCACACCTGCCAATATGCGCAGATGATCTTCCAATCCGATGTTCCCGCCGACCTTGCCCATACGGTCACCGGAGACGGACCGCCGGTCGTCCTCGTGCACGCCGGCGTGACCGACCATCGAATGTGGGATCCGGTCGTACCGGCGCTGGCCGAGCGGTACACGGTCGTGCGGTACGACCTGCGCGGCTTCGGCGCCTCCGCGCCACCCACCAGCCCGTTCACCGAAACCGGTGACCTGCTCCGTCTCCTGGACCGCCTCGGCCACCGCGAGGTCCGACTCGTCGGCGCCTCCTGGGGTGCCCGCGTCGCAGCCGACTTCACGCTCGCCCACCCCGACCGGGTGCACTCCCTCGTCCTCCTGGCCCCGCCGTGGCGGGGATACGACTGGTCCCCGGCGATGGTCGACTACGACGAGGCGGAGACCGCCGCCCTGGCCGCGGACGACCTGGAGACCGCCGTCGACATCAACCTCGACATGTGGCTCCGCGGCCCGGCCCGCTCCTGGAACGAAGTCCCCGCCACACTCGCCGACCAGTTGCGCGAGCCCGTGCGGACAGCGCTGACCAACCAGAACGTCGTCGACGAACACTCCCAGGGCGCCCCCGGCGGCGACCTCCGTGCGATCGCCGTTCCCACGCTGGTGGGCGTCGGCCTCCTCGATGTCCCCGACTTCCAGGACATCGCCCGCCGCTACGCGGCGGAGATCCCCCGGGCCAACCTGACCGAGTTCCCCACCGCGGCCCACCTCATCGCCCTCGACTCCCCCGCCGAACTCCTCACCGTCCTCCTCCCGTTCCTCACCCTCTAGCGCCGTGCCAGTCGTCGCCCGCTCGGTACGTTGGGTGCATGACCGATGTTCAGAGCGGGTTCGAGAAGATCAGGCCTCGGTACTTCCACGAGAGCGAGGGCCTGCAGGACTGGCGGGTGCTGGGCGAGGGTGTCTGCGCGTACTTCCGCACGGGTCCTTCGCGGCCGGTGCCCGGTTCGTGCAGGAGATCGGCGACCTGGCCGGCCTCTGCGCGGACGCGCCCGACGTCGATCTGCGGCCCGAGGGCGTCACCGTGCGGCTGATCACGCTCACCGAGGACTACTACGGGCTGACCGGGCGGCACGTCGAACTGGCCCGGCAGATCTCGGCGGTGGCCCGCGAGCTGGAGCTGCCGGCCGACCCGTCGGCCGTGCAGACCGTCCAGGTCACCGTCGACGCCCTCACCGGCCCCGCGGTGGTGGCGTTCTGGCGTGCCCTGCTCGGCTACCGGGAGCGCGCAGGAAGCGCCGAGGACCTGGTCGACCCGCACCGCCGCGGGGCGCCGTTCTACTTCCAGCAGATGGAGGAGCCACGCCCGCCAGCGCAACCGGGTCCACGTCGACGTCTGGGTGCCCTACGACCTGGCCGAGGCCCGGATCGCCGCGGCGATCGCCGCCAGGGCCCGCCTGGTCAACGACGAATTCGCTCCCTCCCACTGGGTGCTGTCCGACCCGGAGGGCAACGAGGCCTGCGTCGGCGCGGCCGGCTGGACAGGGCCGGAGCCCGGCCGGAACTGAGAGCTGCCGCAGACCCCCGTACCTGGCTGCCCCAGGAGGGCGGGGTCCGGTATGGGGTTCCAGGATGCGGCGGTCGACGGCTGTTCGGGAGGGTCAGCCGCGTACGGCGGAGGCGATGATTCCGGGGAGCTTCGCCAGTGCCGGCGCCGTGGTGAATCGGGTGACGCGCTCGACGGTGGTGCACGCGGTGCGGTTGGTGACGAAGAACGGGGGGCGGGGAGAGAGGGACGGGGAGCCGGTGAGCACACCGCGCGGTGCGGGGGCGAAGGGTGCGCGCAGGACGGTCTTCTCGATGTCCTCGAGCATGAAGGCGTTGTGGACGAAGCCGATGCCGCTGCCGATGTTCTGCGGGGTGTGCCCCGGATGGGCGCCCCAGGGGGTGTAGCCGAGCAGGAATCCGACCGCGGACCAGCAGTTGATGCCCAGGGTGCCGTAGCGGAGTTCGGCGACGGCGGCCTCCACCGAGGTGCGGTGCTCCCCCTCCGTCCGCGGGTGGACGAGGAGGGTCGCGCCGAGAGTGCCGGGGAGGCGGTCATTGGCGAAGTCGACGGCGTGGCGCAGGAACCGGTCGGGGGTGTCGCCGGGCAGTCGCACCACGCCCAGGGCGCTGGCGAAGACCTCGCCGGTGACCAGCATGTCGTCGTCGCCGGCGATGTCGGGCACCAGGAGGCGGCAGCCGCCGTCGGCGTGGGCCTCGGCCTGCGGGTGTGCCCTGCGGACGGCGGCGAGCCGCTGCCTGGCGCCCGGGTAGTAGTCGGAGCGCGGCGGCAGCGCGCGCAGCACCGTGCGGATCTCGTCCAGCAGGCGCCGGGTGCCGTCCCAGGCACGGGGCAGCACGAGGATCTGGCCGGCGACGCAGTTGTGCCCGGAGTTGTTCATCTTGCTGGTCACGATGTGCTCGGCCTGGTAGCGGAAGTCCGCGGCGGACCACGGCCCGGGCGTCACGATGTACGGGCTGACGCCGCCGAGTTCGCTGCTGAACGGCTTGCCGGTCAGCGGGGTGTCGTCGCGGCGCCGCTGCTCGGCCCGCTCGTCGGTGCCCCACACGATGGCGTCGTGGGTGCGCTCGCTGCCGGTGACGTGGATGGCGTCGACGCCCGGGTGGGCGGCGAGGTGACTGCCCTCGGCCGCACCGCCGTCGACGAACCGTACCCAGCCCCGTTCGGTGAAGTCGGCGAAGATCCGCTCGAAGTGCGGGCGCAGGTAGGCATTGACCGGGTTCATCTTCGCGATGACGACCTGGCCCTCGGCGTAGAGCTTGTGCAGGATGTCGAGGGCGGTGATGGCCGCGACGTTGCCGGCGCCGAGCACCAGGGCGACGCCCGGGTCGGCGGGCCGGCCGCGGTACGGGCTCGCGGCGCGGTCCCGTACCTGCTGGGCGGTGGTGCCGGCACGCATCCGCACGTGGGCGGTGAACCCGTTGAGCAGGAGCGAGTCCCAGCGGGTGGCGGGGAAGACGTCGACGAGGACGCGGCCGTCGCGTTCGTGCACGGAGCCCGGTGCGAGCGGTTCCTCGCCGGCGGCGATCCGGCGCAGGACGTGCAGGTAGGCGCTGACGTTCTGGGCGAGCGCCCAGGGGGCGCCGATCCAGTCCTCTGCCGCCCAGGTGGACTCGGGGCCGTACCCCTTGGCCCGCGCGCCGGCCGCGGCCATGTCCGCGGCGCCGTCGGCGATCCGCGGCATCATGCGCGTCAGGAGCGCTATCCGTTCGGTGAGCGGGGTTCCCGACCACGAGGGGGCACCTTCGCGGAGGTCGGCAACGGCTCGGTCCAGCAGGTCGATGTCGGCAACCGGATCGGTCACGGTCGGCTCCTCGGGAGTGGGGTGGGGGGCAGTCAGGGCCACGGGCCGGCTCAGCCGCGCAGGCGCGGGGCGTCCCGGGCGGGGTCGATCATGGTGAAGGCGGCCAGCGCACCGACCACCAGGAGGGCGCCCGTGAGCAGGGCGGCGTTCTGGTAGCCCGTCACGCCCTGGCTGTCGACGAGGCGTCCGACGACGGCGGGAGCGACAAGGCCCGCGGTGGTGACGGTGGCGTTCATCCAGCCGAGGGCGCCGCCGCGCCGCGCGGCGGGGGCCAGTTCTGCGACGGTGGTGACCGCGACGGTGGCGAACGAGCCGCCCAGGCCGAAGCCGATGGCCAGCAGCGCGGTCCTGGCCGCGGTGCCGTCCACCAGCGGCAGGGCGAGGCAGGCGATCGCGCCCACGAGCAGCAGGCTGCCGCCGACCCAGCCGCGGGCCCGGCGGCCGGAGACACCGCGGCGCATCAGCCGGCCGGTGAACCAGGCCTGGCCGAGCAGTGCGACCGCGCCGATCGCCCAGGGCAGGACGATCAGCCGGCCGGCGGCCTCCGGGGAGTGGCCGAGGCCGGTGTGCAGGTAGGAAGGCAGCCACACGAGCGTCAGTGCGACGCACCAGTAGGTCGTGAAGTAGGCGGCGGTGGCGCCGATCCAGGTGCGGGTGCCGAGGATCCGCCGGTAGCCGGCCCGCTCGGCAGGGGCGTCCGATGCGGGGGCGGTGTGCTGTTCGTCGTCGGTGCGGTGCCGGCCGTCGGCGCCGAACACGGCCCAGAGCGCGGCCCACACCGCTCCGACGGCCGCGACCACCCAGAGCGCCGCCCGCCAGCCGTGCTCGTGGATGACCCAGGTCAGCCCGGGGGCCGCGGTGATGACCCCCAGGGTCACTCCGAGGGTGACCAGCGCACCGGGCAGGTTGCGCCGGTGGTCGGGGAACCAGGCCAGCGCTGCCTTCTGGGCGACGGGGAAGGCGGGCCCCTCCGCGGCGCCCAGCAGGACGCGCGAGCCGATCAGAACGGCCAGGCCGCCGCCGACGGCGGCCGGCACCTGGGCGACCGACCAGAGCACGGCCATGCCCAGCAGCAGCCACTTCGGCCGCACGCGATCGGCGAGCAGCCCCACCACGACCGCAGCGACGGAGAACAGGAGGAAGAAGGCGCTGTTGGCGAGCCCGAAGTCGGTCGCGGACAGGCCCATGTCCGCGCGGATCTCGTCGGCCGCCAGGCCGAGGACGGACTTGTCCGCGAAGTTGACCATCATGAAGACCACCAGCAGGCCGGTGACCGTCCAGGCGCGGCCGGTGGTTCGGCGGTCTTCCGGAGGGACCTGGGCGAGCGCTCTCGCGGGGGTGTCGGCGGCGGTCAAGGGTTCCTCCGGAGTGTGCTGGCGGGGCGGAGTACAAGGTGGTGGGCGGGCGCCGGCACCGCCGGTCCACCCGTCACGGCGGACCGGCGGTGGCAGACCGGGCGGGACTGCGACGTGTGCCGGGCTCAGGAGAGCGGGACGCCGGCGATCGCGATCCGCTCCATGACGCGGCGCTGGGGTAGTAGTCGTTGATCGCGTAGTGCTGGACGGCGATGTTGTCCCAGATCGCAACGGAGTCCGGCTGCCAGCGGAAGCGCACCTGGAACTCCGGGATGCGGGCCTGCAGGACGAGTTCGTCGAGCAGGTCACGGCTCTCGGCGTCGGAGAGGCCGACGATCCGGGTGGTGAACGGCTCGTTGACGTACAGCAGCTTCCGCCCGGTCCGCGGGTGGCGAACGACGACCGGGTGCTCCACGGCCGGCAGTCTCTCCCGCAGGCGGGCGATCTGCTCCTCGGTCATCATCGCGCCCCAGCTGGGCACCCAGTCGTGCACCGCGGTGAGGCCCTCGATCCGACCCTTCGTCTCCTCGGAGAGGTTGTCGTACGCGGCTCCCATGTCGGCCCACATGGTGTCGCCGCCGGCGGCCGGAATCTCGACCGCGCGCAGCACGGACCCGAGGGCGGGCGCGGCCATGAAGGAGTGGTCGCTGTGCCAGATGTTCTCGGTGCCGACGGCGGTGGCGTCCTTGGCCAGCCGGGAGACGCCGACGGTGTCGCCCTGGGCGAAGAAGGGGTTGGCCTCCGGCTCGCCCCAGACGGCGGCGAGGGCGAGGTGGTGTTCCGGGCCGAAGGTGTGCTGGTCTCGGAAGAAGACCACCTTCCACTCCAGCAGGGCCTGGCGCAGTTCTTCGGCGAGGTCGTCGCCGATCGGGCGGGAGAGGTCGACGCCGGTGATCTCGGCACCGATGTGGGGCGTGAGCGGGGCAAGGCCCAGGAGCCGGTACTCGGCGCGGGGGGCGCCGGGCGCGGTGCGCTCCAGGACGCGCCGGCCGTAGTGCATGAGGGGCTTGTCGAGGGCGGGGCGGGGAACGGCGGCAGTGGACATGCGGGACCTCCGCGGCGACGATCAGGAATTCGTTACCGGAAGTATCGTTATCGGGGCATGCCTCGGCAAGGGTCTGCGTCGACCGATTTCACCGCCCCCGCCGGCCCGGGCCGCGACTCAGTGCTGCACCCCCACGGCGCGGGCGACCAGCTCGACCACCGCCTCCACCAGGTGCCGGTCCGGCAGCTCCAGCTCCCCGACCAGGCGGAACACCATCGGCGCGGCGACCATGGTCGCCACCGACCGGACATCGGTGTCGGGCCGCACGTCACCACGTTCGATCCCGCGCTCCAGGATGCGCCGGGTCTCCCCCATGACGCGCGAGGAGTACGCGCCGTACGCGCCCCGGTCGGCGTCCGCCTCCGCCGACGCGCCGATGACACCCGCCAGCAAGCGGTCGACACCCGGCTGGCAGTAGGACTCCATGCGCGCGGTGAGCAGCTCGCGCAGTTCCGCGCGGAAGTCCCCCCGGTCGGGAATGGACAGCTCCCCGATCCGGGCCTCGGCGGCGGCGATGATCAACTCCTGCTTGGCCGCCCAGCGCCGGTAGATGGCCGGCTTGCTCACCCCCGCCCGCTCGGCAACGGCGTCCATCGTGACGGCGCTCATCCCCCGCTCGGCGACCAGCGCGACCACGGCGTCCAGCGCCGCACCGGTGACCCGCTCCTCCCTGGGACGCCCCGGACCCCGCACCGCACTCCGACCCTGCTTGTCTGCCATACCCCGACCCTATGAGCCGCACCGACCATCGATCCAGGCAGGGCATCCCTGCCTCAGCCGCCCGGGGAACCGCTCGTACTGCTGCGGAAGCGCCGTGGTCCCGACGCGCCGGGTCCTCCGGGGAGCCGGCCGGCGGCGAGGCTGCAAAAAATGTCGTCGGCCCGGCCGACGATGCCGTCGTCGACCGCGTGGCAATTGCAGCGGCCCACGCATCGGCGATCGTGAATTCAGGCTACGCGGCGCGCAGAGGTGAGGGTCACGGTGCCCGCCGTTCCCGGTCGCGTGTCCCGGGCCGCCCAGAACGCCTTTCGCAGAGGACGTGAGCCGGAACGGATAGCGGAATTCTGGACGCCCTGGATGCTCTCGGGCGCCCCCGGTCACACACATGGGCATGATTCGTCGAAGTGTGCGAGAACAACGGCAGTTTGCGGCCCTCAACGACCAGGGCCCGTGCCGCTGTGTGCGGCACGGGCCCTTTCCGTTACGCGGCGACGGCCGCGCGGCGGAGGTGTCAGAGGGGGCGAATGTTCTCCGCCTGCAGGCCCTTCTGGCCCTGCGTGACGTCGAACTCGACCTTCTGGCCCTCAAGCAGCTCACGGAAGCCCTGGGCGTTGATGTTCGAGAAGTGGGCGAACACGTCCGGGCCGCCCTCCTCCTGCGCGATGAAACCGAAGCCCTTTTCCCCGTTGAACCACTTAACGGTGCCAAAAGCCATAAAAATTCTCCTTCAGAGGCGCTGTAGCCCACACTTTGCGGGCTTGCTGTCGCCGTACTGATGACCCACCGGAAGAACCGGGAAACAAAATACGCCTGCGGCAAGAACCAGCAGGCGCACACAGAGTTCATGGGAACCAAAACCGCAACTACTACGACCGTAGCAGGGTTCGGACCGGAACGGGAATTTTTCGCAGGATTATTTTTCGTGGCGCGGCGGCGGATCCCGCTCGGCGGCGGATCGATCGGAGCCACTTGGTGGAACGGGCGGAACGGCATCGACGACCGCGGGCGGCCACGCAGAGTGGGCGCAAGTCCCCGGCCCCGCAAGTCCCGGCCGACGTGGAAACGCACACCGGACTTCCTTTCGAACAGCACGCCGGCAGGACCTGGTGAACCGGACGGGAGCGTCACCCGCCCGCAGGCCACACCTCGGGTGACGCCCGCCCACCGATGCCCGGCGCACTCGAGCGGCCCGGCCGGTCGTTGCACCGCCGTCCGCGGAGCCAACCGGGCAGCTCCGGACGGACCATCACACTCGGTGCGGCCCCTGGTTCCTCACGCAGTGCAGCCGCGGACTCTCGCCGGTCCTGCGCCGGCGGGCCGACTGCTGTGGGGGGCGCTGCGAGGCAGGCGCAGATGACAGGCCGGGCGGCCAGGCGCATGGTGGACCCAGGGGTACCGTACGCCGCCACGGGAGGTGCCCACGATGAAGCCTGCACCGGGGAGCGAGCCCCTCCCGCCGCGCGGGGTGATCCTGAGCCAGGTCAGCCCGGCGCTCAAACCGGGCTCCGTCGAGCAGCGCAGCCGGGTGGTGCCGATCGACGACGAGAACCGCAGCCCGGTGCTGGTCGAGGTGGACCTCACCCGGGACCCGGACACCGAGCAGACCCGAACCGCCTTCCTCGGCCTGTACGAGCGGGTCTTCCCCCGCGGGCCGCAGCCGATCCGGGTCGCCGCGAGCTATCTGCGCTGCCTGCTCAGCCCCGACGAGATCCAGCTGCTGCTGCAGCAGGACCAGGAGTCCTCCGGCCGGCCGACCGTGTTCCGGGTATGGCCGGACTACACGATGGACGCGCACATCGACCGCTCGGTCTCCACCATCAAGGCCGACGCCGTCGCCCGCTGCTACGCCTCCTCCGGCCTGGGCATCGTCTGGGCGGTCATGGACAGCGGCATCGACGAGCACCACCCGCACTTCGCCGAGGACACCCTGCAGGGCCAAGTCTCCGACCTCCACCGGGACTTCACCGGCCTGGTGCCCGACGGCCCGGCCGACCCGGCGGAGCAGCCGCTCACCGACCCCGCCGGCCACGGCACCCATGTGGCCGGGATCATCGCGGGCGGCCTGCCGCCGGACAGCACCCCGCTGATCACCCGCTTACAGCTGATCGGCGGCTTACCCGTCCGGAAGTCCCGCGAGCTCGCCGAGGGCCGTTCACTACGCGGTATCGCCCCCCGGGCCCAGCTGGTCAGCCTCAAGGTGCTGGCCCAGCGCGGCGATTCACTGGTCACTTCGTCCAGCGCGGTGATCGAGGCGCTGTACTACCTGCGGGAGAAGGTGAACACCGGCGGTCGCCTGCTGGTGGTACACGGCGTCAACCTCAGCCTCGGCTGTCCCTGGGACGCCGCCGAGTACGCCTGCGGCCAGAGCCCGGTCTGCCGGGAGGTCAATCTGCTGGCGGCCAGCGGCGTGGTGGTCGTGGTGAGCGCGGGCAACGGCGGCTTCGGCACCCGGGTGCCGGGCGAGGGCGGCACCGACACCCGGGGGGTGCTGGCCTCCATCACCGACCCGGGCAACGCGGACGGCGCGATCACCGTCGGCTCCACACACCGGGATCGCCCGCACGAGTACGGCGTCACCTACAACTCCTCCAAGGGGCCGACCCTGGACGGCAGGTTGAAGCCGGACCTGCTGGCCCCCGGCGAGCGGATCACCTCCTGTGCCACCGGCGGCCTGCGCGGCGACCTGGCCGCCCTGCTCCCGGCGGGCGCCGACCCGGCGGCCGTGCCGGTCTACACCGAGCAGAGCGGCACCTCGATGGCCGCCCCGCACGTCTCCGGTGCCGTCGCCGCCTTCCTCTCCGTCCGGCCCGAGTTCATCGGCCGCCCGCGCGAGATCAAGGAGTTGTTCTGCGCCAACGCGACCTCGCTCGGCCGCGACCGCTACCTGGAGGGTCACGGCCTGCTCGACCTGATGCGCGTGATGTCCAACATCTAGACCGGAGGAGATGACTCCACCATGGCTGCACCGATCGCCGGACTCCCGTACTGGGAGGTCCGGTT
This genomic window from Streptomyces sp. TLI_235 contains:
- a CDS encoding putative cold-shock DNA-binding protein; this translates as MAFGTVKWFNGEKGFGFIAQEEGGPDVFAHFSNINAQGFRELLEGQKVEFDVTQGQKGLQAENIRPL
- a CDS encoding taurine dioxygenase; its protein translation is MSTAAVPRPALDKPLMHYGRRVLERTAPGAPRAEYRLLGLAPLTPHIGAEITGVDLSRPIGDDLAEELRQALLEWKVVFFRDQHTFGPEHHLALAAVWGEPEANPFFAQGDTVGVSRLAKDATAVGTENIWHSDHSFMAAPALGSVLRAVEIPAAGGDTMWADMGAAYDNLSEETKGRIEGLTAVHDWVPSWGAMMTEEQIARLRERLPAVEHPVVVRHPRTGRKLLYVNEPFTTRIVGLSDAESRDLLDELVLQARIPEFQVRFRWQPDSVAIWDNIAVQHYAINDYYPSAASWSGSRSPASRSPEPGTRRSPARSATAGPP
- a CDS encoding TetR family transcriptional regulator gives rise to the protein MADKQGRSAVRGPGRPREERVTGAALDAVVALVAERGMSAVTMDAVAERAGVSKPAIYRRWAAKQELIIAAAEARIGELSIPDRGDFRAELRELLTARMESYCQPGVDRLLAGVIGASAEADADRGAYGAYSSRVMGETRRILERGIERGDVRPDTDVRSVATMVAAPMVFRLVGELELPDRHLVEAVVELVARAVGVQH
- a CDS encoding sugar phosphate permease — its product is MTAADTPARALAQVPPEDRRTTGRAWTVTGLLVVFMMVNFADKSVLGLAADEIRADMGLSATDFGLANSAFFLLFSVAAVVVGLLADRVRPKWLLLGMAVLWSVAQVPAAVGGGLAVLIGSRVLLGAAEGPAFPVAQKAALAWFPDHRRNLPGALVTLGVTLGVITAAPGLTWVIHEHGWRAALWVVAAVGAVWAALWAVFGADGRHRTDDEQHTAPASDAPAERAGYRRILGTRTWIGATAAYFTTYWCVALTLVWLPSYLHTGLGHSPEAAGRLIVLPWAIGAVALLGQAWFTGRLMRRGVSGRRARGWVGGSLLLVGAIACLALPLVDGTAARTALLAIGFGLGGSFATVAVTTVAELAPAARRGGALGWMNATVTTAGLVAPAVVGRLVDSQGVTGYQNAALLTGALLVVGALAAFTMIDPARDAPRLRG
- a CDS encoding TetR family transcriptional regulator: MGRWEPNARGRLAQAALELYAEHGYEQTTVVEITARAGLTERTFYRHFADKREVLFFGTEMAKDLLARTVADAPADASAMDAVSAGLEALGAEFQENAERVRLRDAVVSANADLRERELIKLAGLAETMADALRGRGTPEPAASLAAETGIAVFKVAFARWISEPGRPDLPGILRSSTSELRNVLVERAPA
- a CDS encoding pimeloyl-ACP methyl ester carboxylesterase, producing the protein MIFQSDVPADLAHTVTGDGPPVVLVHAGVTDHRMWDPVVPALAERYTVVRYDLRGFGASAPPTSPFTETGDLLRLLDRLGHREVRLVGASWGARVAADFTLAHPDRVHSLVLLAPPWRGYDWSPAMVDYDEAETAALAADDLETAVDINLDMWLRGPARSWNEVPATLADQLREPVRTALTNQNVVDEHSQGAPGGDLRAIAVPTLVGVGLLDVPDFQDIARRYAAEIPRANLTEFPTAAHLIALDSPAELLTVLLPFLTL
- a CDS encoding acyl-CoA reductase-like NAD-dependent aldehyde dehydrogenase, whose amino-acid sequence is MTDPVADIDLLDRAVADLREGAPSWSGTPLTERIALLTRMMPRIADGAADMAAAGARAKGYGPESTWAAEDWIGAPWALAQNVSAYLHVLRRIAAGEEPLAPGSVHERDGRVLVDVFPATRWDSLLLNGFTAHVRMRAGTTAQQVRDRAASPYRGRPADPGVALVLGAGNVAAITALDILHKLYAEGQVVIAKMNPVNAYLRPHFERIFADFTERGWVRFVDGGAAEGSHLAAHPGVDAIHVTGSERTHDAIVWGTDERAEQRRRDDTPLTGKPFSSELGGVSPYIVTPGPWSAADFRYQAEHIVTSKMNNSGHNCVAGQILVLPRAWDGTRRLLDEIRTVLRALPPRSDYYPGARQRLAAVRRAHPQAEAHADGGCRLLVPDIAGDDDMLVTGEVFASALGVVRLPGDTPDRFLRHAVDFANDRLPGTLGATLLVHPRTEGEHRTSVEAAVAELRYGTLGINCWSAVGFLLGYTPWGAHPGHTPQNIGSGIGFVHNAFMLEDIEKTVLRAPFAPAPRGVLTGSPSLSPRPPFFVTNRTACTTVERVTRFTTAPALAKLPGIIASAVRG
- a CDS encoding subtilase family protein; this translates as MKPAPGSEPLPPRGVILSQVSPALKPGSVEQRSRVVPIDDENRSPVLVEVDLTRDPDTEQTRTAFLGLYERVFPRGPQPIRVAASYLRCLLSPDEIQLLLQQDQESSGRPTVFRVWPDYTMDAHIDRSVSTIKADAVARCYASSGLGIVWAVMDSGIDEHHPHFAEDTLQGQVSDLHRDFTGLVPDGPADPAEQPLTDPAGHGTHVAGIIAGGLPPDSTPLITRLQLIGGLPVRKSRELAEGRSLRGIAPRAQLVSLKVLAQRGDSLVTSSSAVIEALYYLREKVNTGGRLLVVHGVNLSLGCPWDAAEYACGQSPVCREVNLLAASGVVVVVSAGNGGFGTRVPGEGGTDTRGVLASITDPGNADGAITVGSTHRDRPHEYGVTYNSSKGPTLDGRLKPDLLAPGERITSCATGGLRGDLAALLPAGADPAAVPVYTEQSGTSMAAPHVSGAVAAFLSVRPEFIGRPREIKELFCANATSLGRDRYLEGHGLLDLMRVMSNI
- a CDS encoding nucleoside-diphosphate-sugar epimerase → MRVFVTGASGWVGSAVVPELIGAGHQVLGLARSDSSAAAVAAVGAEVLRGDLDDLDALTAGAAGCDGVVHLAFIHDFTRFEASVQADARAIETLAAAMEGSGKPLVVTAGTAAVPGRVATEHDTSAPGSPAAGRDANARAALDSAARGVRPSVVRLPRTVHGDGDHGFIAHLVTAARDKGVSGYVGDGTGRWPAVHVRDAARLYRLALEQAPAGSVLHAVADEGVPVREIAEVIGRHLDLPTASVPAEDFGFLGRILAVDQPASSVLTRELLGWRPSEPGLIEDLGKGHYFA